The Miscanthus floridulus cultivar M001 chromosome 6, ASM1932011v1, whole genome shotgun sequence genomic interval TATGTGACCTTTGCTATAGAGCTACAATCTTGGGAATAGGTTAACTCATGTGAGCAGAGATCAGAGAACTGTTAAGCAGAGCCTAAACTACTGACCAGATGTACCTGTATGCACTtgactatgtcacatttagccaAATGAAAACATGGATATACCAGATTTGAATATGCAGTATGTTGTAGCCTTCATATCTGTGAAATCCTTGCTGCCTTGCCTGATGAAATTCTACTGCTGAAATGTGGTCATTTCTTGTATGGGGTGCTAATATCAATGTGTAAGGTATCCTCCATTGTAATTCTATTTTTCACATTATTTGTTTTGTGTAGGTACTTCAGCTTGTCCAGAAGGCAAGTTTTACTGCAGAAATATCGGAGATACCCCTCGACTGTTGTTCTCTTCGTTTGTGAATGACAAAATATGCGGTATGCTACTTGTTTATAGACTAAAGAAGTTAACTGCAAGAGTTTGGAAGTTTTTTTTTCCACTTTTCCTTACTACTTTTGAGCTGTCTTTTCTAACATCTGCAGCTAGTTTCTATTCACTGCATTTATTCCTTTGTGGATATCAGAACTCTTGACAGATTGTGTATGTTCTATAGATTGttgtgatggaagtgatgagtaCGAAAGTGGCATCCATTGTCAGAACACGTGTAGAAATATAAAGGATGTTGCTGAGGCTGCTGATGGTGGCAGCGACCTCTCAGTAACACATTTAGATGCTACTACTAACGAGTTTATGGGTAAACATGCAATTGTTATGGAAGACCACATTAAGAACAACAACAGCAAAGACCTTGTCCAGAAGATAAGAGGTATTGGCCATTACTATGTAAGATTTACTTGTTGCTGTTACAGGAATACAATTTGCGTCCTTGATGTGGTTTCAATTTTTACATGAATGCAGGATTAAGAATGGCCCTAGTTTTTGAGCTGGGCCTTCTTGTATGCATTTTTGCTTTCTGCATTGCTCGGCGTCGCACTAGAACACGCAGGAGACAGCATATTTTGAAACGTAAGTAAACTTTGGTCCCTGTATTTCCCTTCAATGGCTCTAGTCATTTGCCATAATTCAGAGCTGTAGAAATGATTAAAACTTAGAAAGGGTATGGGTTCAAAACTTTCATTGCCTTTTCTGATATCTTTGCACCTAAACATTATAAACTTGAGTACTTTTGTATTAGACTTGTTGTGTTGACTAGCATGTCTGTTCTAtctactaagggcctgtttggtaggcTGCACGAGCACGGGGCCTGGCTGACTGGCTTCAGCTTCTCGTGTCTGGTAGGCTCGAGAGCCTCGAGGGCCAGGCTGGCACTACTTAAACCAGCCAAAAGCCTGCACCAAGGGAAACGGAAATGAAGTTTGTTTCTCCAGGCTTGGCTCGCACTCGCATCAGTTGGGCCAAAAAGGGGCGCTCAGCTGTTGCGTTTGAGCTATGTCCCGCAGCTCGTGTAGCCAAACAAACATGGGCTGCAGTGAACCAAGCTCTGATGAACGTGAAACACCTCAACCAAACACAGGTGGTTGCACCTCCTCAGCTTGTCCAGATCTGGCCTGGCCAGTCTGCCCCCCCATAGGCCTTCCTAGTGCAgcctaccaaacaggccctatatgTTTAGAACTATTAAGCTTACAGCTTGTTCCATCTTCAGTAGCAGCCTTTGTTTTATGAACTTGTTAAAAGCTGCTGCGAGAATTGTGCAACAATTCTGTATTGATGCATTGTGATATACCTAGTTTTGTTGGAAGGAAACCAAACTCACCAACGAAATTATTCTTTCTACAGGTTAGCTGAGCAGTAGTAATATACAAACACGATAGATCGGTGCTCATTTGCAAACATTAGAGCATCCGGGGGGAGAATCAGAGATGGGATGGAGGGACCTGCATGTTATCCTCTTTAAACGCGAGGTCCATCTGCTGTTCTGAACTTTGTTGGCTAGGGAAACTAACTATGTACTCCCCCTTGGTCACAGAAACTTGTCATTTAGGACAGATATGGTCAAACCTTAAAAACTACAAATATCTATTCCTTctgtttcaaattgtaagtcgttctagcttttctagatacataacttttgctacATATCTAGATATAAATTATGTCCAGGTACATAGTAAAAGATATGTATTTTGAAAagtcagaatgacttataatttgggataaaGGGAGTATATTATTTACTTTGGAACCATGTAGGTCTATGTGTCGATCTGCATTCGAAATACCTGCAAAATCTCTTGTATCTGAACGATTTTAAGAATATATTGTTATGAAAAAATAGTGGTAAAAAATATCATTGAAGACCTTGCAAAATCAAATGTGTCAAGTTATGACCAGAGGGAGTGTAGATGTTTAACATAAACAACTTGGTCTGAATTCCGAACAATGAACTTCTCTGTAATCGTTCTGAGGGGTGTACTTAATTGTTGTAAGTGATTTGTGGCCCCGTCCCACTTTCCCTGTAACTTGAGTTGCTCCTCGTTCAGGACGATTGTGCCCCATGCCTGAACCCTGTTACTTGCTGTATTTGTAATAATGTTTCAGAATCCAGACCTCCCCGGGCGGGATTGGAACATGTACAATGATTGCGTGAAATGTGGCTACAGCAATGTAGTTATCTTATGTAGCTCTATGTATCATTCCGTCCGTGGG includes:
- the LOC136458989 gene encoding glucosidase 2 subunit beta-like isoform X1, whose amino-acid sequence is MWTPRPSRRVVSSAPATLLLRLLLLAGAADAAPPLIGVSPQDEAYFATQVIACRDGSGSFPRSRLNDGYCDCVDGTDEPGTSACPEGKFYCRNIGDTPRLLFSSFVNDKICDCCDGSDEYESGIHCQNTCRNIKDVAEAADGGSDLSVTHLDATTNEFMGKHAIVMEDHIKNNNSKDLVQKIRGLRMALVFELGLLVCIFAFCIARRRTRTRRRQHILKR
- the LOC136458989 gene encoding glucosidase 2 subunit beta-like isoform X2 translates to MWTPRPSRRVVSSAPATLLLRLLLLAGAADAAPPLIGVSPQDEAYFATQVIACRDGSGSFPRSRLNDGYCDCVDGTDEPACPEGKFYCRNIGDTPRLLFSSFVNDKICDCCDGSDEYESGIHCQNTCRNIKDVAEAADGGSDLSVTHLDATTNEFMGKHAIVMEDHIKNNNSKDLVQKIRGLRMALVFELGLLVCIFAFCIARRRTRTRRRQHILKR